From one Phocaeicola salanitronis DSM 18170 genomic stretch:
- a CDS encoding AMP-binding protein: protein MIQLSERTLGDWLEHWAAVSPDKEYLVYSDRNLRFTWSQFNRRVDNMAKGLLAIGVTHGTHVGIWAKNVPDWLTFLYACAKIGAVAVTVNTNYKQAELEYLCENSDMHTLCIVDGERDSNFVEMTYKMLPELKTFERGHMKSKRFPYMRNVIYIGQEKYRGMYNTAEILLLGNNIEDDVLAEAKKRVNCHDTVNMQYTSGTTGFPKGVMLTHYNIANNGFLTGEHMKFTQDDKLCVCVPLFHCFGVVLATMNCLTHGCTEVMVERFDPLVVLASVHKERCTALYGVPTMFIAELNHPMFDMFDLSCLRTGIMAGSLCPVELMKQVEEKMYMKVTSVYGLTETSPGMTHSRIDDPAEVRFNTVGRDFEFTEVKVIDPETGEECPVGVQGEMCNRGYNNMKGYYKNPQATAEVIDRHGFLHSGDLGVKDEHGNYRITGRIKDMIIRGGENIYPREIEEFLYQMPGIKDVQVAGVPSKKYGEAVGAFIILHEGCTMNEFDVREFCEGKIARYKIPKYIFFVKEFPMTGSGKIQKFKLKELSLKLCAEQGIEII from the coding sequence ATGATTCAACTTTCAGAACGGACATTGGGCGACTGGCTGGAACACTGGGCTGCCGTGTCGCCGGACAAAGAATACCTGGTTTATTCCGACCGCAACCTGCGCTTTACGTGGAGCCAGTTCAACCGCCGTGTGGACAACATGGCAAAGGGGCTGCTTGCCATCGGGGTGACCCATGGCACACATGTGGGCATCTGGGCGAAAAATGTGCCCGACTGGCTGACCTTCCTCTATGCCTGTGCCAAGATAGGTGCCGTAGCCGTTACGGTGAACACCAACTACAAGCAGGCGGAACTGGAATACCTGTGCGAGAACTCGGACATGCATACCCTCTGCATCGTAGACGGTGAGCGGGACAGCAATTTTGTGGAGATGACCTACAAGATGCTGCCCGAACTGAAGACTTTCGAGCGCGGGCACATGAAGAGCAAACGCTTCCCCTACATGCGCAACGTTATCTATATCGGGCAGGAGAAATACCGCGGGATGTATAATACGGCGGAAATCTTGCTCCTGGGGAACAACATCGAGGATGATGTGCTGGCGGAAGCCAAGAAGAGAGTGAACTGCCACGACACGGTGAACATGCAATACACGTCGGGCACCACGGGATTCCCCAAGGGCGTGATGCTGACGCATTACAACATTGCCAACAACGGTTTCCTGACGGGCGAGCACATGAAGTTTACCCAGGACGACAAGCTGTGTGTATGTGTGCCCCTGTTCCATTGTTTCGGCGTGGTGCTTGCCACGATGAATTGCCTCACCCACGGCTGTACGGAGGTAATGGTGGAACGTTTCGACCCGCTGGTGGTGCTGGCGTCTGTCCATAAGGAACGCTGTACGGCGCTTTACGGTGTGCCCACGATGTTCATTGCCGAGCTGAACCACCCGATGTTTGACATGTTCGACCTTTCGTGCCTGCGTACGGGCATCATGGCAGGCTCGCTCTGCCCTGTGGAGCTGATGAAGCAGGTGGAGGAGAAGATGTATATGAAGGTGACCAGCGTGTACGGGCTGACCGAAACTTCGCCAGGCATGACGCATAGCCGCATAGACGACCCTGCCGAGGTGCGCTTCAACACCGTGGGGCGTGACTTTGAGTTTACCGAGGTGAAGGTAATCGACCCCGAGACGGGCGAGGAATGTCCCGTAGGCGTGCAGGGCGAGATGTGCAACCGGGGCTACAACAACATGAAGGGTTATTACAAGAACCCGCAGGCCACCGCCGAGGTGATAGACCGGCACGGTTTCCTGCACTCGGGCGACTTGGGCGTGAAGGACGAGCACGGGAATTACCGCATCACGGGGCGCATCAAGGACATGATAATCCGCGGGGGCGAGAACATTTATCCGCGCGAGATAGAGGAGTTCCTCTACCAGATGCCGGGCATCAAGGACGTGCAGGTGGCAGGTGTGCCGTCGAAGAAATACGGCGAGGCGGTAGGTGCCTTCATCATCCTGCACGAGGGCTGCACGATGAACGAGTTCGACGTGCGCGAGTTCTGCGAGGGCAAGATTGCCCGCTACAAGATACCGAAGTATATCTTCTTCGTCAAGGAGTTCCCCATGACGGGAAGCGGAAAGATACAGAAGTTCAAGCTGAAAGAACTGAGCCTCAAGCTTTGCGCGGAGCAGGGGATTGAAATCATTTGA
- a CDS encoding helix-turn-helix domain-containing protein, which translates to MDRTNIIGEKIKDLRTAKEISIDELAERTGLTAGQIERIENNIDIPSLAPLLKIARALGVRLGTFLDDQSEEDGPVVCRRGEADDTISFSNNAVDARQHMHYHSLSRSKADRHMEPFIIDIDANNDAFTLSAHEGEEFIMVLKGTLEINYGKYTYLLEEGDTIYYDSIVPHHVHAFEGQAAQILAVIYTPV; encoded by the coding sequence ATGGACCGCACGAACATTATCGGAGAAAAAATAAAGGATTTGCGCACCGCCAAGGAAATCAGCATCGACGAACTGGCGGAACGTACAGGGCTTACCGCCGGACAGATTGAACGCATAGAAAACAACATTGACATCCCCTCGCTTGCCCCGCTGCTGAAGATAGCGCGCGCACTGGGTGTACGGCTGGGGACTTTCCTTGACGACCAGTCGGAAGAAGACGGTCCCGTGGTGTGCCGTCGCGGAGAAGCGGACGACACCATCAGCTTTTCGAACAATGCCGTCGACGCACGCCAGCACATGCACTACCATTCGCTCTCGCGCAGCAAGGCGGACCGCCACATGGAACCGTTCATCATCGACATCGATGCGAACAACGATGCCTTTACCCTGTCGGCACACGAAGGGGAGGAGTTCATCATGGTGCTGAAAGGAACGCTCGAAATCAATTACGGGAAATATACTTACCTGCTGGAAGAGGGGGACACGATTTATTACGACTCCATCGTGCCGCATCACGTGCATGCCTTCGAAGGACAGGCGGCACAGATTCTGGCGGTGATTTATACACCGGTATAA
- a CDS encoding efflux transporter outer membrane subunit, which produces MRKLLFTTATVCLLGSCGIYNRYERPELSVAADSLYRTEVKADTASSVADLSWKELFTDPYLQALIQQALEMNTDLRIAYLKVKEMQAQLVSAKLAYLPSVQLDPQGTLSSLDGSKASKTYEVGASASWEIDIFGKLTNAKRSARAALEESDAYRQAVQTQLIATVADSYYTLLMLDEQERITSETVASWKDYVHSLYVLMQAGEADRATVSQAEASRASAEASLLSLQQQIAETENSLSSVLGEVSHRIQRGNLSNQRFPQRLSTGVPLELLSRRPDIRQAEAALKQAFYATNQARAAFYPSITLSGSAGWTNNGEAVVTNPGSWLLQAIGSLVQPIFNRGQNIANLKTAKAQQEEALLTFRQSLLDAGKEVNNALIQWQTARERIRLDEEQVKHLQTTVHDTELLMEYGTTNYLQVLTARQSLLSARLDCASDCYQEIQGVINLYHALGGGAEADL; this is translated from the coding sequence ATGAGAAAACTATTATTCACAACCGCAACGGTATGTCTATTGGGAAGTTGCGGCATTTACAACCGATACGAACGCCCGGAACTCTCCGTAGCGGCAGACAGCCTTTACCGGACAGAAGTAAAGGCTGATACCGCTTCTTCGGTCGCAGACCTGTCGTGGAAAGAACTTTTCACCGACCCTTATCTGCAAGCCTTGATACAACAGGCATTGGAAATGAACACCGACCTGCGTATCGCTTACCTGAAAGTGAAAGAAATGCAGGCACAGCTTGTCTCTGCCAAACTTGCTTACCTCCCTTCCGTGCAGCTTGACCCTCAAGGCACACTGAGCAGCCTGGATGGCAGCAAAGCCAGCAAGACATACGAGGTAGGGGCTTCGGCAAGCTGGGAAATAGATATTTTCGGCAAACTGACCAATGCCAAACGCAGCGCACGTGCCGCACTGGAGGAAAGCGATGCTTACCGTCAAGCTGTACAAACCCAACTGATAGCCACTGTAGCAGACAGTTATTACACCCTCCTGATGCTGGACGAACAGGAGCGCATCACATCCGAAACGGTTGCAAGCTGGAAAGATTACGTCCATAGCCTCTATGTACTGATGCAGGCAGGTGAAGCCGACCGTGCCACCGTAAGCCAGGCAGAGGCGAGCCGTGCCTCGGCAGAAGCATCCCTGCTCAGCCTGCAACAACAAATAGCTGAAACAGAGAACAGTTTGTCTTCCGTCTTGGGTGAAGTGTCTCACCGTATCCAGCGCGGGAACCTGAGCAATCAGCGGTTTCCTCAACGCCTGTCTACAGGGGTACCTCTCGAACTGCTCTCCCGCCGTCCCGACATCCGGCAGGCTGAGGCAGCATTGAAACAGGCTTTTTATGCCACCAACCAGGCACGTGCCGCTTTTTATCCCAGCATTACGTTAAGCGGTTCGGCAGGTTGGACCAATAACGGAGAAGCCGTCGTTACAAACCCGGGGAGTTGGCTGCTGCAAGCCATCGGGTCTTTGGTACAGCCTATATTCAATCGTGGGCAGAACATTGCCAATCTGAAAACAGCGAAGGCACAACAGGAAGAAGCCTTGCTCACATTCCGGCAATCGCTGCTCGATGCCGGAAAAGAAGTGAATAACGCTCTTATCCAATGGCAAACCGCCCGTGAACGTATCCGGCTGGACGAGGAACAGGTGAAACATCTGCAAACAACAGTTCACGACACTGAACTGCTGATGGAATACGGCACGACCAATTACCTGCAAGTGCTCACCGCCCGCCAGTCGCTCTTGTCTGCAAGGCTGGATTGTGCTTCGGACTGTTATCAGGAAATCCAGGGTGTCATCAACTTGTATCATGCCTTGGGTGGAGGCGCAGAGGCAGATTTATGA